Within the Deinococcus misasensis DSM 22328 genome, the region CAAAAAGCTCACCAAAAGGCTTTTGCAAACAGCAAAACAAAAAGCCACAAACGGAAAGCCACTCAGACTTTCCGTTCAAAAGGCAGCCAGAAAACGTTCCTTCTGGCTGACGGCTGATCGCTGACGGCTTTCTCAAGTGATCTGTCAAACTTCAGACTTTGCGTTTACCCTGTGGGTGGCGGTGTAAAAACCCACACACTTCTTTTGTGTGGGGTGGGTGCCCTTGTGATCACCGCCATAGGAACCCTGAATGCGCGCCTGCTCGAAATTGCGCTTGGGCACGGCATGGGTGTGATGTTCATGGCCTACAGTGTGGGCAGCATTTCCAGAGCACACTTCAATCCTGCGGTCCTTTCCCGAACTTTTTATTTTCGAACGGGTTTTGGGACCCACTGCAAAATCGACTTCTGAACGACCAGAGCCCAAAAAGTCCCAGGCTGATCCCCTGAAGAAGAAACCCGCTTGAAGACCTCCTCTGACCACTTGATTCCTGCAGGAGCCAAGTGGTCAACATGAACGGGCACATGACCATGCTGCAAGAAAGGACAAGCGCGAAAATGCATTTGGTTCTGCTTGCCAAACCCCCAAAAAGTATTCTAAAATTTAGAGACTCTAAACTTTAGAGATATATCAGCAAAAACCCCGGAGGACCCCATGAACCCCACCCTGCCAGAACCACAATTCCAGATCCTCTTGGCACTCGCCAGTGGACCCAAACACGGCCACCTGATCCACACGACCATCGATCAAGAACACCCCAACCTGATCCTGCCAGCCACCCTGTACAACCACCTGAAGAAACTTGAAACACAGGGCATGATTCGAGAAATCAATCCCACCATCACCCCACTCAACAAAAACCATGAGAACCGCAAAACCTACGAACTGACCGAGCAAGGCACCCATGCACTCAAAAACCACCTCAAGCGCCTTGAGCAACAATTGAACACCGCCAGGAAATTGAGGCTGCTATGACTTATCCCATTTTGCGTTTTCTGCTCAGACACTTCCCCAAAGACCACCCGGCCCACGAGGTGCTGGAACTGATTGAGACGCACCACCAGCACCTCATGCAAACCCGGCCACAAAAGGCAAACACCTTCCTTGTGCTCGCCCACCTCGACGCTGCCAAAACCACACTTGAATGGAATCTGGAGGAAGCCATGAAAACCCCCACCCAGACACGCTTGATCTTCCCCCTGCTGCTCTGCCTGACCCTCACCCTCTCCGCAGCCATCCCCATGGTGCCCATGCCCATTCAATTGGACATCAACATCAACCCCCGCTTGAGCATCGACACCTTGCCAGCACCAGAGGAGGTGCAAGAAGCCGCCCAGAAGCTGGCCGACCGTGTGACCGCCTCGGGCCACTCCACCAAAATGATTCAGGAAACCCACCGTTTCCCGTTCCCCTCCCCACGCACCCTGCTTGTCAGCGTTCATGGCCTGCCAGGTCTCCCTGCACCCGTCCTGAAAAACCGTTACCCCACCCCAATGGCCCTCAAAGGAGCCGCCCAAAAACACCTGGAAGAAATTCAAGGACGCGCCAAAAACACCCTGATTTTCCTTGAAGAAGAAAACAAAAAAATCCTGGCCCTCTCTGGAGACCACATACTGGGATTCGCGTGCCTCTCCTCCAGAGGCACCGACGTGCTGGTGCAAAACCAACAGTACCGGGTGTTCAATGTGATGTTCATGGTCCATTCTTCTGAACACCCAGGAGGATTCAAAACCATCTTCTCTTCGAAGATCCTCAAACAAGGTGAATCCTCAACAGACCTCTGGAAAACAGGTTGCTCCATCTGAAACTTGCTCAAAGGACTTGAGGGCACTCCAATCAGGGAACTTGCCCTCCCCGAAAGCCTGACAGAAAAGCAAGGGTGATGTGCCTGTCGGGTCACATGCCCAGAGACAGGATGGTCCACGAGCATGGATGGCCCTTCCGTTCAGGCAGGGGTCTGTTTGCCAACAACGGCACACTCCCGGAAGTGGTCTTCTCCTTTAAACACCCGCACTTGAACAAATCCGGCCTGCTGAAACAGCTCCACCATCTCCTCTTCAGAAAAGACATGGCAGGTGGAACCCTCACCTTGCTGGGGCCAGCGGCGTCTGGGCATGAAGGTGAGGACCAGTTTGCCCCCCGGTTTCAGCACCCGCAGGGTTTCTTGGAGCACTTGCAAGGGATCCTTCCAGAAATAGATGGAGTGTACACTCACCACCGTGTCAAACCTTTCCTTGCCAAAGGGCAAGTGGGCCGCATTCCCCGATATGATTCGCACCTTGCCCTGCAGCACAGCGGGCCAGTTGTGAAGGCAGGCCAGGCGCACCATGCTGCGTGAGAGGTCCAGTCCCCACACTTGACCACCATGCAATTGGCGCGAGGTCAGGTGCAGGAGCAGGCCGGGTCCAGATCCGATTTCCAAGATGTGGTCCGTGGGTTTGACATCAAGGAGGGACAGGGTCCAGCGGTTTTCAGGACGGTGCTGCCTGAGCATGTCTTGTCCGATGAGCATTCCGGACAGTCCACGGGGGGTGCGGTACTGTTCATCGAGGGACACATCTCCAACCACGGGCCGGTCGAGCAGGCGGGCAAGTTTTCGCAACAGGGAATGGATCATGGGTCTTCTCCTCAGGCCACCTGAAACGGCACCTTTTCATCCACACTGTAAACCCCCATCATCCATAGAACAAGGCAGCGACCACTGTTCTATCCATAGAAAACTTCTATAATACGTGCATGGACTTTGACCAGCTGTCTGCTTTTGATGCGGTGGTCCGACTGGGCAGTTTCAGCCGGGCTGCAGAGCACCTCGACCTCACCCAGCCTTCGGTCAGTGCACGGATCCAGCGTCTGGAACAACACCTTGGTGGGTCCCTGTTCCGGAGGGGCAGGCGTCTGGAACTCACCGAACTCGGGCAGCGGTTCTTGCCTTATGCCCGGCAGGCCCTGTCTGCAATGGGTGCGGGCTTGCAGATGGCAGAACTCACCCGCACCAGAGCAGGCGGGCGCTTGACTCTGGCTGTGCTGCCCGCTCTGACGGTGGGTCGTCTTGCCCGGGCACTGCACCGGTTGCACCTGCAGGATCCGACCCTCAGTGTGGGCATGCACACCGGTCACAACCTGCAGGTACAGGAGATGCTGAAAGGCAGATTTGCCCAGCTGGGACTGTTGAACCTTCCCTTTGAAGTGCCCGGATTTGAGGTTCTGAAAGCATTTCAGGACCCCTTGCTGCTTGTGGCATCCCCCTCACATCCTGCAGTGGTGCAGCGCAGGCTTCCTGCCCGGGAATTGCCGGAACTGCTGGTCCCCTTCTTGCGCATTGACTGGAGCTGGGACGTGCGCAACTGGCAGATCAAGCACCTCCCGGCCCGCCCCGGCGACCTTGAAGTGCCCCCCATGCTGGCCCTGGAACTCCTCAGAACGGGAACTTTTGCTGCCCTGATGCCTGAAGGATG harbors:
- a CDS encoding PadR family transcriptional regulator; translated protein: MNPTLPEPQFQILLALASGPKHGHLIHTTIDQEHPNLILPATLYNHLKKLETQGMIREINPTITPLNKNHENRKTYELTEQGTHALKNHLKRLEQQLNTARKLRLL
- a CDS encoding class I SAM-dependent methyltransferase; the protein is MIHSLLRKLARLLDRPVVGDVSLDEQYRTPRGLSGMLIGQDMLRQHRPENRWTLSLLDVKPTDHILEIGSGPGLLLHLTSRQLHGGQVWGLDLSRSMVRLACLHNWPAVLQGKVRIISGNAAHLPFGKERFDTVVSVHSIYFWKDPLQVLQETLRVLKPGGKLVLTFMPRRRWPQQGEGSTCHVFSEEEMVELFQQAGFVQVRVFKGEDHFRECAVVGKQTPA
- a CDS encoding LysR family transcriptional regulator, which encodes MDFDQLSAFDAVVRLGSFSRAAEHLDLTQPSVSARIQRLEQHLGGSLFRRGRRLELTELGQRFLPYARQALSAMGAGLQMAELTRTRAGGRLTLAVLPALTVGRLARALHRLHLQDPTLSVGMHTGHNLQVQEMLKGRFAQLGLLNLPFEVPGFEVLKAFQDPLLLVASPSHPAVVQRRLPARELPELLVPFLRIDWSWDVRNWQIKHLPARPGDLEVPPMLALELLRTGTFAALMPEGWIQHDLKTGQLVELAVQGSDWPTWDWGVGALREQERTSHVQQFLQVLFES
- a CDS encoding aquaporin, producing the protein MGGGVKTHTLLLCGVGALVITAIGTLNARLLEIALGHGMGVMFMAYSVGSISRAHFNPAVLSRTFYFRTGFGTHCKIDF